In one Alnus glutinosa chromosome 12, dhAlnGlut1.1, whole genome shotgun sequence genomic region, the following are encoded:
- the LOC133851489 gene encoding uncharacterized protein LOC133851489: MDHRWVNGRQEMTARDKRRLGKEHTYQDTLIDDLAEDFCLPINHKPTDNVDLDNVEQASLDTQLTSSNIGFRLLQKMGWKGKGLGKNEQGIVEPIKSGIRDPKLGVGKQEEDDFFTAEENIQRRKLEVEVDETEEHTKKREVLAEREQKIQTEVKEIHKVFYCDLCNKQYKLAMEFEAHLSSYDHNHRKRFKEMREMHGSSSRDDRQKREQQRQEKEMAKFAQMADARKLQQKQEESVSSPVPVPTEVRGATALAVQDQRKALKFGFSSKGGTSKNSSSSAAKKPKVAVASVFGNDSDEEK, from the exons ATGGACCATCGATGGGTCAATGGTAGACAGGAAATGACTGCGCGAGATAAACGGCGACTGGGGAAGGAGCAT ACTTATCAGGACACCCTTATTGATGATTTGGCAGAGGATTTTTGCTTGCCAATCAATCACAAGCCAACAGACAATGTTGATTTGGATAATGTGGAACAAGCTTCGTTGGACACACAGTTGACGTCATCTAATATTGGTTTTAGGCTTCTCCAAAAAATGGGATGGAAGGGGAAGGGTCTTGGGAAGAATGAGCAAG GAATAGTTGAGCCAATAAAATCTGGTATCAGAGATCCAAAATTAGGGGTcggaaaacaagaagaagatgattttTTTACTGCAGAAGAAAATATCCAGCGAAGAAAGCTCGAAGTTGAGGTAGATGAGACTGAGGAGCACACAAAGAAGCGGGAG GTGTTAGCAGAGCGTGAGCAGAAAATTCAAACTGAGGTGAAAGAAATACACAAGGTGTTCTATTGTGATCTATGCAACAAGCAATACAAATTGGCTATGGAATTTGAAGCTCACCTGAGCTCATATGATCATAATCACAGAAAG CGTTTTAAAGAAATGAGAGAAATGCATGGCTCTAGCAGTCGGGATGATCGGCAAAAACGGGAGCAGCAACGTCAGGAGAAGGAGATGGCTAAGTTTGCTCAAAT GGCAGATGCTCGTAAACTGCAACAGAAGCAAGAAGAGTCTGTGTCTTCTCCGGTTCCAGTTCCCACTGAAGTGAGAGGTGCTACTGCACTTGCAGTTCAGGATCAGCGGAAGGCATTAAAgtttggtttttcttctaaaggcGGCACCTCCAAG AACTCTTCTAGTAGTGCTGCAAAGAAGCCGAAAGTGGCAGTCGCCTCTGTTTTTGGCAATGATAGTGAcgaagaaaagtga
- the LOC133851488 gene encoding aspartic proteinase-like isoform X1, whose translation MGHKYFSVAFFLWALTCSLLPASSDGLVRIGLKKRRLDLHSINAARMVRAEGVIDMRRSNEDIVPLKNYLDAQYFGEIGIGTPPQTFTVIFDTGSSNLWVPSSKCYFSIACYFHIRYKSSKSSTYKKNGTSCEINYGSGSISGFFSEDNVEVGDLVVKDQAFIEATREGSFTFVLARFDGILGLGFQEISVGNAVPVWYNMVQQGLVKEEVFSFWLNRDPDAKEGGEIVFGGVDHKHFKGTHTYIPVTKKGYWQFEMGDFLVGNHSTGICKGGCAAIVDSGTSLLAGPTSIVTEINHAIGAEGIVSAECKEVVTHYGDLIWDLLISEVRPGKICSQLGLCLSNGVERVSSGIETVVEKENRKVSSPGNDLSCAFCEMAVIWIQNQLREKGTKDQVLKYVNELCESLPSPSGESVIECDSISNMPDIAFTIGNKSFVLTPEQYILRTGDGIATVCISGFMAIDIAPPLGPLWILGDVFMGVYHTVFDFGNLQLGFAEAA comes from the exons ATGGGGCATAAGTATTTTTCTGTGGCTTTCTTTTTATGGGCTTTAACATGCTCACTTCTTCCTGCTTCTTCTGATGGCCTTGTGAGGATTGGTTTGAAGAAGCGCCGCCTGGACCTTCACAGTATCAATGCTGCCAGAATGGTAAGAGCAGAGGGTGTAATTGACATGCGTCGTTCGAATGAAGATATAGTACCTCTGAAGAACTATTTGGATGCTCAATATTTCGGAGAGATTGGAATTGGCACGCCCCCTCAGACATTCACAGTCATATTTGATACTGGCAGTTCCAATCTGTGGGTTCCATCATCAAAATGCTATTTTTCT ATTGCTTGCTATTTCCATATTAGGTACAAGTCAAGTAAGTCCAGTACATACAAAAAGAATG GAACATCCTGCGAAATAAATTATGGGTCTGGATCGATTTCGGGTTTCTTCAGTGAAGACAATGTTGAAGTTGGGGATCTTGTTGTCAAGGATCAA GCTTTCATTGAGGCTACAAGAGAGGGCAGTTTCACATTTGTGTTAGCGAGGTTTGATGGAATACTAGGGCTTGGATTCCAGGAGATTTCGGTTGGGAATGCTGTGCCAGTGTG GTACAATATGGTGCAGCAAGGGCTTGTAAAGGAGGAGGTTTTCTCATTCTGGCTTAACCGTGATCCGGATGCAAAAGAGGGAGGTGAAATTGTCTTTGGCGGTGTTGATCATAAGCACTTCAAAGGAACTCATACTTATATTCCAGTCACTAAAAAGGGCTACTGGCAG TTTGAAATGGGAGATTTTCTAGTTGGGAACCATTCAACAG GCATTTGCAAGGGGGGATGTGCTGCTATTGTGGATTCAGGAACGTCCTTACTTGCTGGTCCAACT TCTATTGTGACTGAAATCAACCACGCTATTGGAGCTGAAGGAATTGTGAGCGCCGAATGTAAGGAAGTTGTAACTCATTATGGAGACTTAATTTGGGATCTCTTGATATCTGAG GTACGACCCGGCAAAATATGTTCACAGCTCGGTTTGTGTCTTTCTAATGGGGTAGAGCGTGTCAG CTCTGGAATTGAAACAGTGGTTGAAAAGGAAAACAGGAAGGTatcatcgcctgggaatgatcTGTCGTGCGCGTTTTGTGAGATGGCTGTTATTTGGATCCAGAATCAACTAAGGGAAAAGGGAACAAAGGACCAAGTACTTAAATATGTGAATGAG CTCTGTGAGAGCCTGCCAAGTCCATCGGGTGAATCAGTAATAGAATGTGATAGCATTTCAAACATGCCAGACATTGCATTCACCATTGGGAACAAATCTTTTGTCCTCACTCCAGAACAG TACATTCTGAGAACTGGAGACGGCATTGCTACTGTTTGCATCAGTGGATTTATGGCTATAGATATCGCTCCTCCACTGGGTCCTCTGTG GATTCTTGGAGATGTATTTATGGGGGTTTACCACACAGTGTTTGACTTTGGTAATCTTCAGCTGGGTTTTGCTGAGGCTGCTTAG
- the LOC133851405 gene encoding probable L-cysteine desulfhydrase, chloroplastic, with amino-acid sequence MATHDNHLNGETDTNSNTHLAKKPKLSSPSSFITLSEIQSEFSHHDPAIARINNGSFGCCPASIIEAQQLLQLDYLRQPDHFYFNNLKPGILESRTFIKQLINAHHVDEVSIVDNATTAAAIVLQRVAWAFAEGHFDKGDVAIMLHYAYGAVKKSIEAYVTRAGGCVIEVQLPFPVNSTDEIVHEFRKALERGKENGRRRVRLAVIDHITSMPSVVIPIKELVGICREEGVDQVFVDAAHGIGCTDVDMQDIGADFYTSNLHKWFFCPPSVAFLYSRRSPSCLDLHHPVVSHEYGNGLAVESAWIGTRDYSSQLVVPKVLEFVKRFEGGIDGIKKRNHDNVVEMGQMLAKAWGTNLGCPPEMCASMIMVGLPASLGISSDLDTLKLRTHLRGNFGVEVPIYYRAPKDEEVGVTTGYARISYQVYNKVEDYTKFRDAINQLVCDGFTCALLSK; translated from the coding sequence ATGGCCACTCACGACAACCACCTCAACGGTGAGACCGACACCAATTCCAATACCCACCTCGCCAAAAAACCCAAACTCTCTTCTCCCTCTTCCTTCATCACCCTCTCAGAAATCCAATCAGAATTCTCCCACCACGACCCCGCTATCGCCCGCATCAACAACGGCAGCTTCGGCTGCTGTCCGGCCTCCATAATCGAGGCCCAGCAGCTCCTCCAGCTCGACTACCTCCGCCAGCCCGACCACTTCTACTTTAACAACCTCAAGCCTGGCATTCTCGAGTCCAGGACTTTCATCAAACAGCTCATCAACGCCCACCACGTCGACGAGGTCTCCATCGTCGACAACGCCACCACCGCCGCCGCCATCGTCCTCCAGCGCGTCGCCTGGGCCTTCGCCGAGGGCCACTTCGACAAGGGCGACGTCGCCATCATGCTCCACTACGCCTACGGCGCCGTCAAGAAGTCCATCGAGGCCTACGTGACCCGCGCAGGCGGCTGCGTCATCGAGGTACAGTTGCCTTTTCCTGTGAATTCCACTGATGAGATTGTCCATGAGTTTAGGAAGGCCTtagagagagggaaagagaatGGGAGGAGGAGAGTTAGGTTGGCTGTGATTGATCACATCACTTCCATGCCTTCCGTGGTGATTCCTATCAAGGAATTGGTTGGGATTTGTAGGGAGGAAGGTGTGGACCAGGTGTTTGTGGACGCAGCCCATGGTATTGGGTGCACTGATGTTGATATGCAAGACATTGGGGCTGATTTCTATACGAGCAATTTGCACAAGTGGTTCTTTTGCCCGCCTTCCGTTGCGTTTTTGTACTCTAGGAGGTCACCCAGTTGCTTAGACTTGCATCATCCCGTTGTGTCCCATGAGTATGGAAATGGGTTAGCCGTGGAAAGTGCTTGGATTGGGACTAGGGACTATAGTTCTCAGTTGGTGGTTCCAAAGGTTTTGGAGTTTGTGAAGAGGTTCGAAGGCGGTATTGATGGGATCAAGAAGAGGAATCATGATAACGTTGTGGAGATGGGGCAGATGTTGGCCAAGGCGTGGGGGACGAATCTCGGGTGTCCTCCGGAGATGTGCGCGAGCATGATCATGGTTGGGCTGCCGGCTTCTTTGGGTATCTCAAGTGATTTGGATACTTTGAAGTTGAGGACACATCTGAGGGGTAATTTCGGTGTGGAAGTACCGATATATTACCGGGCACCAAAAGATGAGGAGGTTGGGGTGACTACTGGGTATGCACGAATTTCATATCAAGTCTACAACAAAGTCGAGGATTACACCAAGTTCAGGGATGCAATTAACCAACTTGTTTGCGATGGGTTCACTTGTGCACTGCTTTCTAAATGA
- the LOC133852055 gene encoding uncharacterized protein LOC133852055 has product MALRRFFGFSDGELMRSDSKPCSRLTRQTAGIFTVGGGLAFWILCRLHYGPRITVPRSLRWAACGAVSVSSTSALLVRLFSPECEPQNIAAYDKGK; this is encoded by the exons ATGGCATTGAGGCGGTTCTTTGGGTTTTCTGATGGTGAGCTAATGCGGTCGGATTCAAAACCATGTTCCAGATTGACTAGACAGACGGCTGGGATTTTTACCGTTGGAGGAGGATTAGCATTTTGGATTCTTTGTAGATTGCACTATG GTCCCAGAATTACGGTTCCAAGGAGTCTTAGGTGGGCAGCTTGTGGAGCAGTATCTGTTAGCTCAACCTCTGCTTTACTCGTTCGCTTATTTAGTCCTGAATGTGAACCCCAAAACATAGCTGCTTATGACAAGGGAAAGTAG
- the LOC133851488 gene encoding aspartic proteinase-like isoform X2, whose translation MGHKYFSVAFFLWALTCSLLPASSDGLVRIGLKKRRLDLHSINAARMVRAEGVIDMRRSNEDIVPLKNYLDAQYFGEIGIGTPPQTFTVIFDTGSSNLWVPSSKCYFSIACYFHIRYKSRTSCEINYGSGSISGFFSEDNVEVGDLVVKDQAFIEATREGSFTFVLARFDGILGLGFQEISVGNAVPVWYNMVQQGLVKEEVFSFWLNRDPDAKEGGEIVFGGVDHKHFKGTHTYIPVTKKGYWQFEMGDFLVGNHSTGICKGGCAAIVDSGTSLLAGPTSIVTEINHAIGAEGIVSAECKEVVTHYGDLIWDLLISEVRPGKICSQLGLCLSNGVERVSSGIETVVEKENRKVSSPGNDLSCAFCEMAVIWIQNQLREKGTKDQVLKYVNELCESLPSPSGESVIECDSISNMPDIAFTIGNKSFVLTPEQYILRTGDGIATVCISGFMAIDIAPPLGPLWILGDVFMGVYHTVFDFGNLQLGFAEAA comes from the exons ATGGGGCATAAGTATTTTTCTGTGGCTTTCTTTTTATGGGCTTTAACATGCTCACTTCTTCCTGCTTCTTCTGATGGCCTTGTGAGGATTGGTTTGAAGAAGCGCCGCCTGGACCTTCACAGTATCAATGCTGCCAGAATGGTAAGAGCAGAGGGTGTAATTGACATGCGTCGTTCGAATGAAGATATAGTACCTCTGAAGAACTATTTGGATGCTCAATATTTCGGAGAGATTGGAATTGGCACGCCCCCTCAGACATTCACAGTCATATTTGATACTGGCAGTTCCAATCTGTGGGTTCCATCATCAAAATGCTATTTTTCT ATTGCTTGCTATTTCCATATTAGGTACAAGTCAA GAACATCCTGCGAAATAAATTATGGGTCTGGATCGATTTCGGGTTTCTTCAGTGAAGACAATGTTGAAGTTGGGGATCTTGTTGTCAAGGATCAA GCTTTCATTGAGGCTACAAGAGAGGGCAGTTTCACATTTGTGTTAGCGAGGTTTGATGGAATACTAGGGCTTGGATTCCAGGAGATTTCGGTTGGGAATGCTGTGCCAGTGTG GTACAATATGGTGCAGCAAGGGCTTGTAAAGGAGGAGGTTTTCTCATTCTGGCTTAACCGTGATCCGGATGCAAAAGAGGGAGGTGAAATTGTCTTTGGCGGTGTTGATCATAAGCACTTCAAAGGAACTCATACTTATATTCCAGTCACTAAAAAGGGCTACTGGCAG TTTGAAATGGGAGATTTTCTAGTTGGGAACCATTCAACAG GCATTTGCAAGGGGGGATGTGCTGCTATTGTGGATTCAGGAACGTCCTTACTTGCTGGTCCAACT TCTATTGTGACTGAAATCAACCACGCTATTGGAGCTGAAGGAATTGTGAGCGCCGAATGTAAGGAAGTTGTAACTCATTATGGAGACTTAATTTGGGATCTCTTGATATCTGAG GTACGACCCGGCAAAATATGTTCACAGCTCGGTTTGTGTCTTTCTAATGGGGTAGAGCGTGTCAG CTCTGGAATTGAAACAGTGGTTGAAAAGGAAAACAGGAAGGTatcatcgcctgggaatgatcTGTCGTGCGCGTTTTGTGAGATGGCTGTTATTTGGATCCAGAATCAACTAAGGGAAAAGGGAACAAAGGACCAAGTACTTAAATATGTGAATGAG CTCTGTGAGAGCCTGCCAAGTCCATCGGGTGAATCAGTAATAGAATGTGATAGCATTTCAAACATGCCAGACATTGCATTCACCATTGGGAACAAATCTTTTGTCCTCACTCCAGAACAG TACATTCTGAGAACTGGAGACGGCATTGCTACTGTTTGCATCAGTGGATTTATGGCTATAGATATCGCTCCTCCACTGGGTCCTCTGTG GATTCTTGGAGATGTATTTATGGGGGTTTACCACACAGTGTTTGACTTTGGTAATCTTCAGCTGGGTTTTGCTGAGGCTGCTTAG